In the Stakelama saccharophila genome, TCCGGCCTCGCCGACCATTGTTCGCCGCCCTCAACGAACCACCGGATCATCTGTCGCACCGGCAGGCCGCGCTGGATTTCGAACTGGGAATAGCTCCCCGTGCGCGCGCGATCGATCGCAGCGGCGGAGATGTCCGTGGCAACGATTTCCGGCATCGGCCGGCCTTCCGGCCATTCGGCGAACAACATCGCCAGCGAATAGGGTTCCTGACCGGTGGAACAGCCGGCACACCAGATCCGCAGCCGGCGATCGCCCGCTTGCTGCTGCATCGCGGCCGCGGCGCCGACGATCTGTTGCAGCACCGTGCCATCCCGGAAAAAGGATGTTTCCTGATTCAAGATCGCCTCCACCACCTTATCGGCAAGATTGCCCCGTTCGCCGGCAAGCAGGACCGACACCAATTCTTCCAGACTGGCCAGACCGTTGTCGCGCAGGATCGGCTTCAACGCCATCTCTACCCGCCAGCTCCGGCCGGATGCGAGCTGCTGGCCGGTCTTCCTTTCCAGCAAGGCGGAAATAACCGCCATTCCGCGGGTCGGCGCCCTGGGAACGGGTGTGCTCAGCATGCGGGCCGACGTCGCCGGGCGATCATCGCACCGATCTCTTCGGGCCGCAGCACGACATGGGCGTGACCATCCGCGACGATAGAGCCCGGCATTCCCCACACCACCGAACTCGCCTGATCCTGGACCGCGACGATTCCGCCGGCACGATGGACCGCCTTCGCACCCAGGCAGCCGTCGCGTCCCATCCCGCTGAGGATGACGGCCAGCGCGCGGGCGCCATATACGTCGGCGACCGAGCGCAACATCGGATCGACCGACGGCATGCAGCCGCTCGGCGCGGCCGTCTCGATCAGACGCACCGCCGCGCCGTCGGAAAGGCGCACGCATCGTAGATGCGCGTTGCCCGGTGCAACCAGAATTCGCCCCGACTTGATCCGGCTCAGATCGTGCGCGACCTCGCAGGGCCGGTTGGCGAGCATCGCCAGTTGCGCGGCGAAATAGGGCATAAAGGACGCCGGCAGGTGCTGGGTTACGAGAATCGGCAGGTCGAGCCTGTCCGGAATGGCCCGCATCAGCTTCGTCAGCGCGTGGATCCCGCCGGTCGAGGCGCCGATCGCGACGATATCGAAGTCCAGAATCTCGTCCGGCCCGACCTTCGCGGGCAGCGGCGGGCACCCCTCGGGTTCGTCGAGCAACCGAAGCAGACGGGCACGAAGAACATCGTGAAAGCGGCCGGCCGGCGCGCCGATGCCGGGCTTTACCAGCGTGTCGGCCGCGCCGAGCGCCAGCGCCTGCACCGCGGTCGCGCCGCCCTCGTCGCAATTGGAGGATACCACCAGGATGCGGGCGCCATCGCCGGCACGCAACAGGTCCGGCAACGCCGTAAGGCCATTGGTGACCGGCATTTCCAGATCGAGCAGGATGGCATCGACCCGCCGTTCGCGCAGGATGTCGAACGCGGCGTCGCAATCACCGACGGCGCCGGCGACCCCGAACCCCGGCATCGCCTCGACCATGCGGCTGAGGACCGCGCGCGCGACGGCGGAATCGTCGACGATCAATACGCTGCGCTGCGCAGGCGATGCGTCGATCGCCGCTACCGCGATGCCGGCGGGAACATTCATGGCGCCGGGCCGTCAGCCGAGGCCGACGATCTGAAGCTTGCTCTCCAGCGTTTCGCGATCGAACGGCTTCATGACATATTCGTCGGCGCCCGCTTCGATGGCGGCGCGGATATGGGCCATGCCGTTTTCCGTGGTGCAGAACACGACCTTGGGGCGCGCCGTCATTCCGCTGTCGCCGAGCGCGCGCAGGAAATCCATCCCGCTCATGATCGGCATGTTCCAGTCCAGAAGGACGACATCGGGCGGCGTGGCCATGCAGGCGTCCAGCGCTTCGCGGCCGTCACCCGCCTCGCGGACTTCGAAATCGAGCGTTTCGAGGATGTGCCGGGCAACCTTGCGGATGACCTTCGAATCATCGACGACGAGACAAGATTTCATAGTGAATCACATCCTGTTGACTTGATACCGGCTGATAGTGCCACACGGGTCGTAAGCACGGTGTTAATCGCAGACCGTGTCACGCGGCGATTTTCGGGCCGGGAACGAGCGCCGCGATGTCGATGATCAGCACCGCTTCACGGTCGCGTTCGATCATCCCCCTGGCGACCGCTCCCCAATCGCCGTCGAGCGCCACGCCGTTGGGCAAAGGCTGCTCCTCGAACGCCACCACGTCGTCGAGCGCTTCCACCAGCACCGCATAATGATGCCCGTCGACCCGGGTGACGACCGCGCGGCCATCCGGCGCATCGCCGGGTGCGCCGAGCGCGCGGCGGCTGTCGATCACGGTGACGACCCTGCTGCGCAGCGCCGCGAGGCCGCGAATATGGTCCGCCGCGAGCGGAATGGGCGTCACCGCGTCGATATCGACGACCGATTCGACCTGGTCGGAGGGAATGGCGACGGTGCGCCCGGCGACAGTGGCGAGGAGAAACAGCGACGACATCAGACGGCCCCCTCGATACGTGCAGCGACGGCAGAGAGCAGCGCCTTTCGGTCGTAGCGGAATATATGATCTCCGCTCCGTCCGCCGGACGTGCGGTGGGAGGAAAGGCGCAGGACCGCCGCGCCCAGCGACGCATAGCGCTCGTCGTCCTCGTCATCGCCGGTCAGGATCACCGCCGCACGCGCTCCTTCCGGCAGGCGACGGACGACGCGGTAGCCCGCCTGTTCGAGCAACGGACGGACGAAGCCGTGCATCCAGCCGTCATCCCTGCCGGCAAGCAGACAGATCGGATCGCCGTCAGCGCGGTGGACGGCTTCCTCGTCGCCCGCCAGGATCCAGTTGGCGTCCACGATCTCGACCTGCCGCCCGTCGTGCAGCACGGCGCCGGCCACGGGGCCGTCCTCGTCCGCCGGCACGATGTCGCCGTCGATCGCGACGATGTCGAGCGCCTCCGATACCGCATAGGCGACCTCGTCCGCGCCGTCCCGGAGCCGAAGAACCGCTATCCGGTCCCTGCCCGCCGGATCGCCGATCGCGCGGACCGGCACGATCCGGCCATCGATCGCGATACGCAGCCGGCCCGCCGAATAGCGGACGGCGTCGCCCGCGACGTGCTCGATACGGTCGACTACGGCCAGCGGAATGGCGCGGGTGCTGCCGTCGAGGTCGACGAACAGCAGTGCCGGCATCCCCGGCGCCTGCTCTTCCTTGTCGGCGTCCTCTTCGAGCGCCTCGGCGGCGAGGCCGAAGCGCATGCCGCTGGTGGCGGCGATCCCGGCGCAATCGAGCACCAGCATGGGCATGCCGTTGTCGGGCAATGTCTGTCCGCCATAGACGCCGGTCGCCATCACGTCCGGAGCCGCGGGCTTGATCACCAGTTCCTCGTTGTCGAGCACGCCGTCGACCCCGATGGCGAAGCTGCCCGTGCCGATGCTGACGATCAGGAGCATTGCGTCGGCACGATCGGCCCGGTCCGGCAGCCGCATCAGTTCGGCGAGATCGACCAGCGGCAGCTTGCGGTCGCGCACCATCACCACGGCGCCGCTACCCAGCCTGTCGATGCGGATATTGTCCGCCTGCGCGCTCACGATTTCCTCTATCGCCTGACGCGGCACGGCGAAACGCTGATCGCCGAGCCGCACGACCACGGCGGAGATGATCGAAAGCGTCAGCGGCACATGGATCGCGATGCGCAGCCCCTTGCCCGGCGCATTGTCGAGATCGATCCGTCCGCCGATATGGTTGATCGCCGCACGCACGACGTCCATGCCGACGCCGCGGCCGGAGATGTCGGACACCTCCTCTTTCGTCGTGAGGCCGGGTTCGAAAATGAGCGCCAGCTTGGCCCGGTCGGGAAGCGCGCGCATCTCCTGTTCATCGCGCGCGCCGGCGGATGCGAGCTTGGCGATCACCTTCGCCGTGTCGATGCCGCGCCCGTCGTCGACGATCTCGATCACGATCTGATTGCCGGACTGGCGCGCCGCGACCGTCAGCCGGCCGTTTTCGCGCTTGCCCGCGGCACGCCGTTCCTCCGGCGTTTCCAGTCCGTGGTCGATGGCGTTGCGGATCATGTGGACGAGCGGGTCGCGCATCGCCTCGATCATTTCGCGGTCGAGTTCGACATCGGCGCCCTCGATATTGAGCACCACCGATTTGCCGAGGGTCGCCGCCGTATCGCGCACGACGCGCGGAATGACGGAGAACAACGTGTCGAGCTTTTGCATGCGCGTCCGCGTCACCGCCTCGCGCATATCGGCAACGCTCGCCGACATCCGTTCCAGCGCCGCCTCTACGGTCGGATCGACATCATCGGCGCGCAGGCGACGGGCAAGTTCGTTGCGGGCAAGCACCATGTCGGACATGCCGCTCATCATCCGGTCGAGCAGATCGACGTTGAGCCGCACGCTGCGCGATGCGGCCCGCGGCGTCGGGGTCGCGGCGGCGGCGCTCGATTCCGCACCCTTTTCGAGTGCTGCGATCAGCATGTCCTCGCCCGAATCGTCCAGCGCATTGCCGGCGTCGATCGCCTCGACGATGTCGCCGATCCGGTCAACGACGGCGAGCACCGCATTCACCAGCGGCGGGTCGGGAATGCGTTCGCCTTCGCGAACCTGGGCCAGCACGTCCTCGGCCGCGTGGCTGAGCCGCTGCAGGCGGGGAAGATCGAGAAAGCCGCAGCTTCCCTTGACGGTGTGGACGAAGCGAAAGATCGCGTCGAGCCGCGCACAATCCTGCGGCGCGGCTTCCCACGCGATGATTTCGCCCGACAGCGTTTCGAGCGTTTCACGCGTTTCGGCGATGAATTCTTGCAGTAGGTCGTCCATGGTTCCCCGCGCCTTGGCCGGGAGACCTTTGCCGAGGGAGGGTTAAGGCCCGGTTTACTCCGTGCGAAAGGAGGCGCCGAAGACGAGAATGTCGTCTTCGGGCGGCGAAATCTGCAGGCGGCCGCCGACGTCCGCCACCAGATCCCGCACCAGGTGCGCCGCCGCCGCCCGCGGCGTAGGCGCGGTGTCGTTCGCGCCACCCGACAGGGCGCCGCGAAGCTCGGTATCGAGCACGATCTTCGGGCCTTCGGCGCGCACACCGATTTCGAGGGCGCCGTCCTGCGCCTCTGCACCGATATCGAGCCGTCCGCCGCGCACCAGCGCATCGCCCCCGATCAGGGCGAGGTTGAGCAGGATCTTGATCGCGTGTTTGGGCAACACGCTTTCACCCACCATCCAGCCGATCTTCACGCGCTGATTGTCGCCGAACAACCCTTCGATGGCGGTCTGCGCCTCCCGCGTGTCCACCGTTTCCCCGAAGCCGCCGGCGGCGCCGAATGCCAGGCGGAAGAATTTCAGCTTGTTCGCCGACGCCCTCGCACTGTCGGCGAGCAGTTCCAGGCAGCGCGCGCGCATTTCCGGGTCGTGTTCGTCGGCCAGAAGCTCGAGACCGTTGTTGAGCGCCCCGACGGGGCTGAGCAGATCATGACAGAGACGAGAGCACAGCAGGCTTGCGAATTCAGTCGAGGAAATATTCAATCGCCAGGCTCCCAGGCTCGTCATCGTCCCACGCGACCGCGCTCACCGATCGCACGACTCGCTTACCAGTCATGATATCGAAAGCAACCGGATCGAACCGGCCGTGAACGGCGCCTTGCGACACGGCGCGCCAGAGTCGGGCCGTATCCCCGCCGAGGATCAGCCACAGGCGCCCGTCCGCCGCCGCAGCCGCCGCATCGCGCGGCGACGGCGCGGGACGGCCGCCGGGATGGGAATGATAACAGCCCAGAATGTCGAAGCCGCCCGGCGCGCGCGAAAGGCGGTGGACGCGCAGCAACGCGCCGGCGTCGATCTCGAAGCTGTCGGCCGGGCGCGAAGCGACGTTCGCGGTGGCCATCGCATGCCGGACGACGTCGTTCGTGCCGCGCAGAATGCCGCAGATCTCCTCGGCGGGACGCGCACGGGCCGCGAGCAGCAAATTTCGCAGGGTCGCACTTGTAATCAGGGGCGCCATTCCCATCTTCGCTAGCGCATGGGCCGGGGGGTTTCCACAATCGAAGCGCAGATCGCGGAGCAGGCGCACGGCTGGCGGCTCGACCGCGCCCTGGCAGAGGCGATCCCCACCCTGTCCCGCGAGCGGCTGAAGACGCTGATCGCCAGCGGCATGGTGTTCGATCCGAAGGGCGTGCCGCAGCGCAACCCTTCGTCCAAGGCTTCCGCCGGCGCCATTTACAGCGTCACCCTGCCCGAACCGGAGCCGGCGCATAATACGCCGCAGGCGATCGCCCTGAACGTCGTCTATGAGGACGAGCACCTGATCGTGATCGACAAGCCGGCGGGCATGGTCGTCCACCCCGCCGCGGGCAATGCCGACGGAACGCTGGTGAATGCCTTGCTGCACCAGTGCGCGGGACAGCTTTCCGGCATCGGCGGCGTCGCACGGCCGGGAATCGTGCACCGTATCGACAAGGATACGTCGGGCCTGATCGTCGCTGCGAAGCACGACCGCGCGCATGAAGGGCTGGCCCGGCAGTTCAAGGCGCATTCCATCGATCGCCGCTATCTCGCCATCGTCGGCGGCCGGCTGGCGACAGGCGAAGGAACGATCGAGGCGCCGCTCGGACGATCACCCGCCAACCGCAAGAAGATGGCGATCGTGCCGGGCGGCAAGAATGCACGGACGCATTATCGCCTGGTCGAACCATTGCGGGAGGCGGCGCTGGTCGAATGCCGGCTTGAAACCGGCCGAACGCACCAGGTTCGGGTCCATATGGCGTCGATCGGTCATCCCCTGCTGGGCGATCCCGTATATGGACGGAGCAGACCGGCGCACCGGGCGTTGTTGGCAACGCTGGGTTTCCGGCGCCAGGCCTTGCACGCGGCGCATCTTGGGTTCATTCATCCCGTCGATAGCAACGCTTTGGCGTTCGATAGTGAAATGCCTGCGGACATGCAGGAACTGTTCAACCAACTTCACGTATAGTCAATGCGGCTTTCCGATGACGGGCATCGGGGCGGCGAAAGGGAGAAACGGCAATGGCCAGCGGCAGCAACGTCCCCGCGACGATTCCCGCGCTCGGCGGAGAGGCGAGCCTCAACCGCTATCTGTCCGAGATCAAGAAATTCCCGATCCTGACGCCAGAGCAGGAATATATGCTCGCCAAGCGCTTTCAGCAGCATGGCGATACCGAGGCGGCCGCCCAGCTCGTCACCTCGCACCTGCGACTGGTGGCCAAGATCGCGATGGGATATCGCGGATACGGCCTGCCGGTGTCCGAGTTGATTTCCGAAGGCAATATCGGCCTGATGCAGGGCGTGAAGAAGTTCGAGCCGGACCGCGGTTTCCGCCTCGCCACCTATGCCATGTGGTGGATCCGCGCCTCGATCCAGGAGTTCATCCTGCGTTCCTGGAGCCTGGTGAAGATGGGCACGACCGCCGCGCAGAAGAAATTGTTCTTCAACCTGCGGCGGATGAAGGCGAAGCTGGACGCGTTCGAGGACGGCGACCTGAAGCCCGAGGACGTGCAGAAGATCGCCAGCGATCTGGGCGTCACCACCGACGAAGTCACCAGCATGAATCGCCGCATGGCGATGGGCGGCGACACCTCGCTCAACGTACCGATGCGCGAAGAGGGCGAAAGCCAGTGGCAGGACTGGCTGACCGACGAGGAACCGTTGCAGGACGAACGGGTCGCCGATGCGCAAGAGGCCGATGTCCGCCACGACATGCTGGTCGAGGCGATGGAGGATCTGAACGATCGCGAACGCCATATCCTGACCGAAAGGCGGCTGACCGACAATCCGCAGACGCTGGAGGAACTGAGCCAGGTTTACGGCGTAAGCCGGGAACGGGTGCGCCAGATCGAGGTGCGCGCGTTCGAGAAGCTGCAAAAGGCGATGATGCGCCTTGCCGGCGAGAAGCGGTTGCTCAGCGCCGCCTGATCCGCTTATGCCGCCCTTGATGGGCAATCGCGCAAAGCGTCGATCGAAAGCGCGCCGCCGGCACGGGCCGGTTCGGCGCGCTCTGTTTTTTCTCGCCAAGCTGGTGCTGGCCTTCGTCCTGGTGTCGGTCGTCTGGGTCGGCGTCTATCGCTTCGTACCGCCGCCGATTACCGCAACGATGGTCGGCGACATGATCTCGGGCCGCGGCGTCACGAAGGACTGGACGGCGCTGTCGCATATCGATCCCGATATGCCGCGCGCGGCGATGGCCGGCGAGGATACGCGCTTCTGCCAGCATGACGGCTTCGACTATGAAGCGATCCGCAAGGCGTTCGAGCGCAACGAGAAAGCCGGCCGCGTCGTTCGCGGCGGCTCGACCATCAGCCAGCAGACGGCGAAGAACGCCTTTCTGTGGCAAGGCGGCGGCTATTTCCGAAAAGGCCTGGAGGCCTGGTTCACCTTTCTGATCGAAACGCTGTGGACCAAGCAGCGGATCATGACGGTTTATCTGAACGTCGCCGAAACCGGGATCGGCACCTATGGCGTCGAAGCCGGGGCGCAGCGATATTTCGGCCACGGCGCGGGCACGCTCAGCAGGCGTGAAGCCGCGCAGATCGCGGCGGTCCTGCCGCTGCCAAAGCGGCGGGCGGGAACGGCGCCGACCGGTTTCACCCGGCGTTACGGCAACACGATCCAGCGCCGCATGGGCGTCATCCGCCGCGGCGGACTGGATAGCTGCCTGCGCTGAGCGCGATCGCCGGCGCAGGCAGCCGTCGCAATCACGCCGCCATCAATTCTCGTCGACGGCATCGCCGGCCTGCTGCGCCGTATCGCCTACCGTGTCGCCGGCCTGTTGCGCGGTATCGCCCACCTTGTCGGCGGCATCGCTGACGCTTTGTGCCGCGCCGTCGATCGCCTGCGTCTGGACATCGTCGTTCCGGCTCTGGTTGAGCAGGAAATAAGCGCCGACGATCACCAGGATCAGCACCGCAATGCCGATCAGCAGCCCGCCGCCGCCACTACGACGCTCGACGACGGTGGTGTGCGGCCCCTCGCCCGTCGTCGTGGTTTCGGTTTCGGTTACGCGTTCGTCACTCATGGCCATCCCTCCGTTCAAAGTGCGCGGTCAACGGCGGGGGCGCGAATATTGTTCCCGGAGCGGAATGGTCACGCGACGCTGCGGCGATGCGTGCAGAGGCGATCGGTCCTGCTGCGCCGTCGCCCCGGAAGGAGCGCATTCCCGCAAGGGCGGGAACCAGGGCCGCAAGCGCCGCGCCCGAAGCCCTGGTTCCTGCTTTCGCAAGAGCACAGCGAGGCGACCCGGCCCGACGCGCTCCGGCCATTCCGGACACTTGCCGCGCCTGCAGAGCGGCAGAGACTTTAGAAGGGGAGCTTGAAACCAGGGGGAAGCTGCATGCCGCTGGTCATCTTGGACATCTCCTCCTGCGAAGCGGCATCGGCCTTGGCGCGGGCGTCGTTGAAGGCGGCGATGACCAGATCCTCCAGCATGCCTTTTTCCGACGGCTGCAGCAGCGATTCGTCGATGTCCAGGCCGATGACGCGGCCCTTGGCGGACGCGCGGACCTTGACCATGCCGCCGCCGGCCGCGCCCTCCACCTCGATATCGTCGAGCTTCGACTGCGCTTCCTCAAGCTGGTTCTGGACGTTTTGCGCCATTGCCATGATGTCTTCGAGATTCTGCATCGTCATGCACTCCGTTTGGTCTTGTCCCAGTCGATCCGGGCGTCCGGAAAGGCCTCCAGCGCAGCGGCGACGACCGGATCGGCGCGTACCTGCGCCCGGAAATCCTCCTCGTCCTGCTGCTCGCGCTCGCGCAGCGTCGCCCCGCCCGGCGCATTGGCGGTCGCGATCTTCCAGCTCGTGCCCGTAATCTGGCGCAATTCGTTCGCGAGATCACGGGCGAAATCGGCTGGAAGGGGCCGAGCCGCGCTGATTTCGAGTTCGGGCGGGGCGAACCGGATGGGCCGCAGGTGATTGCGCACCTGGGCCTGCATCTCGTGCCGGCCATGTTCCCCCAGCAGCGCCCATAATGCGTCCGGATCGGACGGCAGCGCCACCGGTTCGAGGCCGAGCGCGGGAGCCGGGGAAGCCGCCATATCGCCGCGCGGTGCGGCCGAGGCGGCGGACGCCCCCGCCGGCGCCCCCGCCGGGGCGACAGCCGGTGCGGCCGGAGCCGCCGTCTGCCCGCTCCCATCGGCCAGCTTGCGGGCGAGTTCGCCCGGATCCGGCAGCGTCGCGGCGTGCACGATGCGCAAGAGCGCCATCTCGCACGCCTCGATCGGCAGCGCGGCGCTCGACACCTCTTCATGCCCCTTCAACAGCAATTGCCAGAGCCGGTGCAGCATCGGATAGGAAAGCCGCGTGCCCCAATGGGCCAGCGCCTCGCGCTCCTCACCCGACAGCGCCGGATCGGGGCGGCTGCCCACCTTCGCCAGCGTCGCGCCATGCACGGTTTCGAGCAGGGTCTTCAGCACCGCCTGCGGATCGACGCCATATTCATATTGCCGGCGCAGCGCGTCCAGCACCGCCGGGGCATCGCCGGCGAGCAGCAGGCCGAACAGGTCGCGGATGGCCCCGCGATCGGACAGGCCGAGCATCTGCCGCACCGCATCGGCACGCACGCCGCCGCCTTCCATCCCGGCATGGGCGATCGCCTGATCGAGGATCGACAGCCCATCGCGCGCCGACCCTTCGGCCGCGCGCGCCACCAGCGCCAGCGCCTCCGGCTCCGCCTCCACGCCTTCGGATTGCGCGACATGGGCGAAATGTTCGGTCAGACGATCGGCCGGAATGCGCCGCAGGTCGAAACGCTGACAGCGCGACAGCACCGTCACCGGCACCTTGTTCACCTCCGTCGTGGCGAACAGGAACTTCACATGCGCCGGCGGCTCCTCCAGCGTCTTCAAGAGGCCGTTGAACGCCTGTTTCGACAGCATGTGGACTTCGTCGATGATGTAGATCTTGTAGCGCGCCGATACGGCGGCATAGCGCGACCCTTCGATGATCTCGCGCACATCGTCGATGCCGGTATGGCTGGCCGCGTCCATTTCGATCACGTCGATATGCCGGCCTTCGGAAATGGCGCGGCAAGGCTCGCAGACGCCGCACGGATCGATGGTCGGCCCGCCCTCGCCATCCGGCCCGACGCAATTGAGCGCCTTGGCGATCAGGCGCGCGGTCGACGTCTTGCCGACGCCGCGCACGCCGGTGAGAAGGAAGGCATGCGCCAGCCGATCGCGGCGGATCGCGTTGGCGAGCGTCGTCACCATCGCGTCCTGGCCGATCAGTTGCGAGAAGGTCTTCGGGCGATATTTGCGGGCGAGCACCTGATAGGCATCGGCCTTTTGCGGCTGCTGCGGCTCGCCGAGATCGAGGGCGGAATCGGTCATCACGGCCAATCTAGGCGCTCGGCCCCGCGAAGTCGAAGGGTATCGCCGCAGCCCGCACCAAACCGCCAAAGGTCGCACAGAGTCGCACCTCAACGCGGGCGCGTGCAGGTGCGCGGGTGCGCGGGTGCGCGCGCGGGAGAGTATAACCGATATCAAAGAGCAGTGCCGGTGGTGGCACAGACCGGTGGGTGTAGGAAAATGGTTTCTGCGGCCGGGCGGGTTCCGGAAGGCAGGCGGTCGGTCGGCGCCGGTCCTGCCGGACGGCGAGCGGGCGCAGCGGTGCCGCTCTTGCACAGGTGGGGCTGGTCTGTGGTGCTTCGGGCGGTGTGGGTGCGGCGAGAGACATGGGTTCCTGCCTTCGCAGGAACGACGGGTTGGGGTGCTGCCATCCACCTGCCCTCCTTTCGAGGGAGGGGATCAAGGGATGGGTTCAGCGAAGGCGAGGCTCGATGCCTCGGCTTTGCTTTGCTTTGGCTGGCGTTGAAGCTCGCTGCGCTCGCACCCGCCCCCGACCCCTCCCTTGAAAGGGAGGGGAGAAGGCGGCGGGGGGTGGGAGCCGGAACGACCCGCAGCGAAATCGTTACGGCTGCTTCCTTCCGGACCTGACCGGGTTGGCGACGACTGCGTCCGCCCGACTCCCGCGCGGCCATATGGTCGATCCGCTCCCCCGGCGCAAGGCCCGGATCGCGGGCGTCCCGGCTGCGCTCAGCGCCTCAGCGGCAGGATCACCTCGGTACGGCGCAGGCGCGCGGGCTTCATCGGCGGGTCGTAATAGGCATGTTCCGCCGTCCCCATCGGATCGTGGCCGTGCATGGCGAGCCAGTCGCGCAGTTCGCGTTCCTTGTCGCGCAGAACGGCGTCGGTGGCCTTTCCCTTGAACCGGATGACGCCGACCCGCCGCGCAGGGACGACCGCAATTTCCACCTCCGGCGTCGGATCGGGCAGGGTTTCGCGGCGAAAGCGCGCGGGCATGACGAAGCGGGTGCGCCAGCGCCGGCTGTCGATCGCATTGTCCGACAGCACCGGCACCGTCATCGGGATCTTCCGCCCGTCGCGGTCCTTCGCGAAGATATAGTCGGCCAGCCGGCGAAAGCCCGTCCGCAGCGACGGTTCGCGCGCGCCGGTCTCCGTGGTTTCGACGACCAGCAATTCGGGATAGTCGCGGACTTCGGCCGCGCCGTCCTTTTCGCGCACGCGGTAGTCCGGCCGCTCGACTGCGCATCCCCTGAGCTTGAAATAGCCGGCAAGGCCCGCCGCGGCGGTGAGCCCCGCGCCGAGCAACGTCCATCGGGTCTGCTTGCGCATCCTCTCTGCCCTTTCCTTTGCCAATGCGCGACCAACGTCACGACCCGGCGGGAGTTCAACCATTTCGCACCGGCGCAGGCGGGCTGGCGCGTCAGACCTCGGCCGGCCGGGTGGTCCAGCCGAGATGCGGCAGGCTGATCGAGCGCTTGCCGGCGAGATCGACCCGGCTGACGAACAGGTCGCGGCTCTCGATATAGCCGAGCAGGCGGCGGACGCGACCGAGCGAGCTGGTGCCGTAGGTTTCAGCGATCTCGGCGTCGCTGGGACACGGCGCGCCCTCTCGCGCGGCGCGGGCGACGAGGAGGAACGCGCCGAGCATGTCGTCGGGCAGGCTTTCGGCCAGATCGAGCGCAGGCGCCCAATCCTCGCCCGGCGCATCGAAGATGCCGGCGCGGGCGCAGGCGAGCCGGCGGGTGAAGCCGGCGAGGTCGAGCGGCGGCGGGCTGAGCCCCTCCATCCGGCAACGGACCTGGAAATCCTGGAACAGCACGGCGGGCGCGCGATAGGCGGAATCGGCAT is a window encoding:
- the rpoH gene encoding RNA polymerase sigma factor RpoH, producing MASGSNVPATIPALGGEASLNRYLSEIKKFPILTPEQEYMLAKRFQQHGDTEAAAQLVTSHLRLVAKIAMGYRGYGLPVSELISEGNIGLMQGVKKFEPDRGFRLATYAMWWIRASIQEFILRSWSLVKMGTTAAQKKLFFNLRRMKAKLDAFEDGDLKPEDVQKIASDLGVTTDEVTSMNRRMAMGGDTSLNVPMREEGESQWQDWLTDEEPLQDERVADAQEADVRHDMLVEAMEDLNDRERHILTERRLTDNPQTLEELSQVYGVSRERVRQIEVRAFEKLQKAMMRLAGEKRLLSAA
- a CDS encoding SOUL family heme-binding protein, with product MRKQTRWTLLGAGLTAAAGLAGYFKLRGCAVERPDYRVREKDGAAEVRDYPELLVVETTETGAREPSLRTGFRRLADYIFAKDRDGRKIPMTVPVLSDNAIDSRRWRTRFVMPARFRRETLPDPTPEVEIAVVPARRVGVIRFKGKATDAVLRDKERELRDWLAMHGHDPMGTAEHAYYDPPMKPARLRRTEVILPLRR
- a CDS encoding DNA polymerase III subunit gamma/tau, with translation MTDSALDLGEPQQPQKADAYQVLARKYRPKTFSQLIGQDAMVTTLANAIRRDRLAHAFLLTGVRGVGKTSTARLIAKALNCVGPDGEGGPTIDPCGVCEPCRAISEGRHIDVIEMDAASHTGIDDVREIIEGSRYAAVSARYKIYIIDEVHMLSKQAFNGLLKTLEEPPAHVKFLFATTEVNKVPVTVLSRCQRFDLRRIPADRLTEHFAHVAQSEGVEAEPEALALVARAAEGSARDGLSILDQAIAHAGMEGGGVRADAVRQMLGLSDRGAIRDLFGLLLAGDAPAVLDALRRQYEYGVDPQAVLKTLLETVHGATLAKVGSRPDPALSGEEREALAHWGTRLSYPMLHRLWQLLLKGHEEVSSAALPIEACEMALLRIVHAATLPDPGELARKLADGSGQTAAPAAPAVAPAGAPAGASAASAAPRGDMAASPAPALGLEPVALPSDPDALWALLGEHGRHEMQAQVRNHLRPIRFAPPELEISAARPLPADFARDLANELRQITGTSWKIATANAPGGATLREREQQDEEDFRAQVRADPVVAAALEAFPDARIDWDKTKRSA
- a CDS encoding YbaB/EbfC family nucleoid-associated protein produces the protein MQNLEDIMAMAQNVQNQLEEAQSKLDDIEVEGAAGGGMVKVRASAKGRVIGLDIDESLLQPSEKGMLEDLVIAAFNDARAKADAASQEEMSKMTSGMQLPPGFKLPF
- the mtgA gene encoding monofunctional biosynthetic peptidoglycan transglycosylase, with protein sequence MGNRAKRRSKARRRHGPVRRALFFLAKLVLAFVLVSVVWVGVYRFVPPPITATMVGDMISGRGVTKDWTALSHIDPDMPRAAMAGEDTRFCQHDGFDYEAIRKAFERNEKAGRVVRGGSTISQQTAKNAFLWQGGGYFRKGLEAWFTFLIETLWTKQRIMTVYLNVAETGIGTYGVEAGAQRYFGHGAGTLSRREAAQIAAVLPLPKRRAGTAPTGFTRRYGNTIQRRMGVIRRGGLDSCLR